In Pyrus communis chromosome 1, drPyrComm1.1, whole genome shotgun sequence, the following are encoded in one genomic region:
- the LOC137719602 gene encoding ras-related protein Rab7-like, whose product MDTSMKRRTLLKVIVLGDSGVGKTSLMNQYVYKKFNRQYKATIGADFVTKELQIDDKLVTLQIWDTAGQERFHSLGAAFYRGSDCCVLVYDVNVNKSFEALQNWHEEFLKQADPTDPAAFPFILLGNKIDIDGGNSREVSEKKAREWCAAKGNIPYFETSAKEDYNVDEAFLCVAKTGLTNEHEQDIYFQGISETVSEADQRGGCAC is encoded by the exons ATGGATACTTCTATGAAAAGAAGAACGCTGCTTAAGGTCATCGTCCTTGGAGATAGTGG GGTGGGAAAGACGTCTTTGATGAATCA ATATGTTTATAAGAAGTTCAATCGACAATATAAAGCTACAATTGGTGCAGATTTTGTCACCAAGGAACTTCAGATTGATGACAAATTGGTGACTTTGCAA ATTTGGGACACAGCAGGGCAAGAAAGATTTCATAGTCTTGGAGCTGCGTTTTATCGAGGATCAGATTGCTGCGTTCTTGTGTATGATGTGAATGTTAATAAATCATTTGAAGCACTTCAGAACTGGCATGAAGAGTTTCTCAAACAG GCAGATCCAACTGACCCGGCAGCATTTCCCTTCATACTACTGGGAAACAAAATTGACATAGATGGTGGAAACAGCCGTGAG GTTTCTGAGAAGAAAGCTAGGGAATGGTGTGCTGCAAAGGGAAACATACCTTACTTTGAGACCTCGGCTAAAGAGGATTACAATGTTGATGAAGCATTTCTATGTGTTGCAAAAACAGGACTAACCAATGAACATGAACAAGACAT TTACTTCCAAGGTATTTCAGAAACTGTTTCAGAAGCAGATCAAAGAGGAGGCTGTGCATGCTAA